The Aspergillus nidulans FGSC A4 chromosome VII nucleotide sequence AGATTCTCGAGCTTTCTTCTAACGGTTTCACCGGACAGAATGCACACCCAGTTCGAGACACTCACAGCAGAGAACGAGCTAGTTCCCATTCGCCCAGTGAGAGTGTACGAGGCTACAGACGTTATAGATGCCTTCAGGTACATGCAACAGGGCGTCCATATGGGTAAGATTCTGATTAGAGTGCCCGAAAACCCCTCTAGCCTCTCTGTCTCTCCAGGGAATTCGCCATTCTCTCTTCGTCCAGACGCCTCGTACCTGCTTGTTGGTGGGCTAGGCGGACTGGGCCGCTCAGTATCGACATGGATGGTGGAAAAGGGCGCTCGGCATTTGGTGTATTTATCACGCTCCGCTGGTCTCTCTGAAAAGGATCAGGCTTTTGTCCGTGAGCTCGAAGCGCAGGGGTGCCAGGCAATCTGTGTTCCCGGTGACGTGTCGGCCATTGCAGACGTGGAAGCTGCAATATCTAAGTCTTCGCAACCTCTTGGTGGCGTGGTGCAGATGGCAGGGTTTCTCCAGGTACTACGCTGAACTGGTCCATATCAATGGCTCTGAGACTAATGAGTTCAGGACGCAATGTTCGACAAAATGAAATATTCAGAATGGGAGTCCTGCGTTGCCTCAAAGGTCCAGGGAACTTGGAACCTCCACGAGACAACCTCTTCCAGCGCCCTCGATTTCTTCATTGTCGTCGGGTCGGTTGCCGGCATCTGCGGAAACCCAGGCCAAGCCAATTATGCCGCGGCCAACACGTTCCTGGACTCCTTCGTCCAGTATCGGCGAGATCTCGGTCTTCCAGCGGCGGTAATTGATCTGGGCGCCATCGATGAAGTTGGCATGATGGCTGCTAATCAAGAGGCAATGCAACGTGCGCAAGCGGCGTCAGTCTGCTTCCCAAGCGAGCAACAGTTGATTGAGGGGCTCAAACTCGCCTTATCACAATGCGCAGTTCCCCCTTCATCAAAATCACTTCTCTCTACCTCGTGCATCGTCGGCCTCTCAAATACAAAACCGCTCTCGAACCCGAGCGTCCGGCCGTACTGGGTGCGCGATGTCCGGTTTGCCATCTACAAGAACCTCGAGTCAAGAAGCACCGAGGCAGTCCAGGGAGGTCAAAGCAACGAACTCCGCACTCTCCTCCGGCGCGTTGAGCAGAACCCCTCGCTGTTGAACGACCCGGAATCGGAAGAGATCGTGCGCCGCGAGATTGGCAACCAGGTGACGCAGCGGATGCCGCAGGCGGAGAAcatggatgaagacgagATTGCGAATATCACGATTGACTCATTGATGGCGATTGAGATAAGGGGATGGGCGAGACGGAACCTAGGGCTAGAGATTACGCTTGTACAGATTGCAAAGGCGAAGACTGTGGGAGGGTTGACGAGGGCGGCCGTCGATCATCTGAAAGCCAAGTATGggatgaaaagagaggaCAATGAGAACGAGGCTAGAATTGGAGATAGAGACGGAGAGGATTAGGGGTCTAGTGCAGTAAGGGTTTGTGGTTGAGGGAAAGTAGAGAGTAAAAAAGCATAAAAATATTTAATTGTGAGAGGTCCTGCCCGGGATCGAACCGGGATTACCAGATGTGACTCGGATAGATATCAGAGTCTGATGTCATAACCATTAGACCACAAGACCTATTTATTGATTTACTGCAATGTACTAAAATATATAGCTTAATCATATTTTCTACCACAGACTCATGGGTGAGGGTAGTCGAGGAGTAAAAGTTGGTCTCAACTACATGGGGAGTCGGTGGGCCCTCAAATTAGTGCTAGGCACAGGTCACTACTCGATAACTCCCGGTTCTCTTGTAGGTAGCAACCATCTGGGCCCTTAATCCAGTTCTTTGGTACGATTAGTACATGTTTCCCGTCAACTGCGATGGAAAATCTGCGCGCTCCACTCCTGGTCTTCCACCCAGAATAGGGATCTGTAGTCCAAGCTTCGCATAAGGACAAGTCAGTGAGACAATTGCTTCAGACTCTACCGAATGCTCTCTCCTTGAGAAATTGGGAAGTTGAGAAATAACTTCACCGCCGCAAATGATGTTGCAGATCcttggaaagagaaaggatggTAAAGCACTGGAGATCAAATCTCGGCCGAATATAAAGAAAAGCAATTTATAGAAAGTGTATTATACTAGAGAAGTGATTTTCCTTTGCTGGTTTGCAGAAATGGCGTGATGGGTTCCCATGATAGAGTGATTTTGTATGCCCAGTGCGTGATCGCAACCCATGGAGCTGGCGTAGATCACCTCGGCTGCTCTGTTCAGATCGCAATTTGTCCGTCCTCTATTCTAAATCTGAGCAGAATCCTTACTTTTGAGGCCACCTAATTAGTTGAGACCAGCTGCCAGGTGCGCTCGGCCGAGTTGCAGTGCAGTGCACCATCTCGTCCATCACGCCATCCCGGCCCACTTTGATGCTATACAAGTACAAATACCGGCGCCGCATGCCCGCGGGGTACGAAAGCTATGAGCGCATGCGATTGCGTTTCCAAGAAAGGTGGGGGAGGGGTCCTATAAGTAGCAGGCGTCGCCGCGGAGTCGCGAGCGATGCGGGATTGTTGTTGATACTATACAATAAGTATATAGATTCAATTGAGAAAGGCACCAAGCAGGCCTATCTACCACACAACGCAATATGTCtacacagcagcaacagccggaCCGACCGCGCAAGTCGCTCATTCTCAATGCCTTTGTTGAGATGTGTATTGTCTCCCTACtttgccttcctcgccagaaTGGGCCAATTCCATGCTAACGGCTTACAGGCAGTGGCCACCAATCGCCAGGTCTCTGGGTACACCCCGAAGACGAATCCCATCGCTTTAATGATATCGACCACTGGATCGAGCTCGCGCAGCTGCTTGAGTCCGCGAAGTTCCACGGCATCTTTATTGCTGATGTTCTCGGTAGCTCACCTGATGCACCACGCCCACCACTTACTCACCACTCGTCCAATCCCCTTTCACCATTGAAAAAATGAATAATAAGCTAATCATTGTGGCGGCAAACAGGCGGTTACGACGTCTACAAAGGGCCTCGCAATCTCGAACCGGCCATCACATCCGGGGCGCAGTGGCCCGTGAATGAGCCGTTGGCAGTCGTGCCGGCCATGGCGGCCGCGACAAAGAATATCGGATTTGGGGTAACAGTGACGACGACGTACGAGCAGCCGTATCATCTGGCGAGGCGGTTGTCAACGGTGGACCATTTGACCAAGGGGCGGTATGTTCTCCCTTGAACCTGGATGTGGGAGCGTGCTGATGCTGATCGTGTACTGCAGGATCGGATGGAATGTAAGTGCTATCGATCTACCTACTTACATATTCAGCAACCCTGCTGGGGAAGATAAGGCCCATACTGACTAGATAGATTGTCACCGGCTATCTTGACTCAGCAGCACGAAACCTCGGTCACGCAGAGCAGCCGCAGGtatgtcttcttcgtctcaaTACCAGAAAACACCAGTTCTGAGAAATGCCAGCACGATGACCGCTACGCCATTGCAGAAGAATACATTAAAGTCGCCTACAAGCTGTGGGAATCATCCTGGCGGTCCGACGCCGTCATCCTCGACAAGCAGCGCCGCGTATACACAGAGCCCTCGCGCGTACGGGAAATCAACCACGTCGGCAAGTATTTTAACGTCCCCGGTCCTCATCTCTGCCAGCCTTCTCCACAACGTACACCCGTGATCCTGCAAGCGGGAACCTCAAAGGCAGGCAAGACCTTCGCGGCGCAGCACGCGGAAGCGATCTTCGTCGCAGGACACAGCCCGAGCGTCGTCGCAAAGAATGTCGCCGAGATCAGAGAGCTTGCGAAGTCGCAATACGGACGCGATCCGTCCTCGATAAAATTCCTGGCCCTACTCTGCCCGGTTCTGGGAAAgacagaggaggaagcgaaggagaagTTTGCATACTACCGCAGTCTGGGTTCCATTGATGGTGCGCTAGCACTATTCGGCGGGTGGACGGGGATCAACCTCGACGTTtacggcgacgacgaggaaCTGCGATCTGTGCCGAGCAATGCAATCCGGTCTGCCGTCGAAGGCTGGTCGAAAGCGACACCCGAAGTTCCAAaatggacgaagaagaccgTCGGTGAGCACATCACCGTCGGCGGACTCGGCTCCACGCCTGTCGGGACGCCCGAGCAAGTGGCCGACGAGATGGAGAGATGGGTGCGCGAGGCAGACGTTGATGGATTTAATCTGGTAAGTTATCCATATctttctctttatttttttttctctttccagttcttttttttttttacttttttccTATACtgtcctcttctttcctttcctttttacAACCTATCGAGGCCGCTCGCGCTGATGCGAATGTTACAGGCCTACGCAATCAAACCCGGCTCGTTCAAAGACATCATCGACCTGCTGATCCCCGAGCTGCGCCGTCGCGGGCTCTTCCACGAGGACTACGCGGCACCTAGGGCCACGTACCGCGAGAATCTCTACGGCAAGCCCGGGCAAAGTGGCCCTCCGGCAGATCATCCGGCAGCAAAGTATCGGTGGCATGCCGGTGTGGAGGGCCATCAGATCCCGGAATAAACTGGCGAGGCTGGAGCAACCGCTTGGTATCATGGGTTCTGGAAGGGGCATGAAGATCTGCGGATGACTGCTTACAGAGACGGGGAATGGGGCGTGCCCTATGCAGCTGTTTGCCTGGTGGAGGCAGAAGGGCCATAATATAAGCTTGTATTATGCTTATGACAACCGTGAGGCTGTGTAGCCGGCTGTAGGCTTGTGAGTCTCAGATTATAGATAAGTACTACTCTAGTACTAGAGCAGTATTCCCCGGCATGAGCGGCAATAAGCACACTTGAAGAAATTAGATCAGATCAAAATAAGTCATTGCAAGTCAGCAGTCTGAATGCATTCGTCACGTTTTTAGGGCCTTCAATTGGCTGGAGATACTCGTGGGGGCTAGACCCATACACGAGCTGGCTGCAGCCATCTCAGCCGCAACTACAGCAGTGATTGGCTTGTGCAAGCTCAGCTCCGGCCATTTCTGCTATTCTCAATTCCTGTCATTTCAGTGTATGCACGGGGCTTGCCGTCAGTGTCTGCACAGATGGTGGGATTCGCTGATCTGCTTTTTAGCCCCTCTGACTAGCTTGCGGCAGCAAAGTTGGGGGTTTTCTGCAGTCACACAGCCCAGCCTCTATTTATAATAAATTAAATCATAAATAAAAGTGACTGCCCCTGCCGCTGTTTGATATGCtcccatttttttttctctcgaATTTTGGTCCGCCAGTTTTATTTCCACAGGTGATGGCCCGGCATGGACCCGTTGAGCATCACCGCCAGCGTCGCTGGGCTCGCAACGCTCGCCTACCAGATAATCGGCTACTTAGGCACTGTCCGATCAGGTGGAAAGGACCGGCTGAATCTGTGTCGTGAGGTGACATATCTCTGGATGTCGATCACCTCGCTCCTCGAACAGCTCTCCTCCGATGCGATCAAAGACGACAAAATCCCGGACTCGCTCCGCCCGCTCTTTGACCCTGATGGGATCatcaaggagatcaagaTCCAGCTCGAGGATCTGGAGCACACGATCAAATCCCGCAGTACGCATGGGAAAATCGCGCAGACCCTCGCGTGGCCGTTTACGCAAAAGGACGCCGAGAAGATGATTGACCGGATCCATCGCCTCAAGTCGACGTTGCAGGATGGAATCAATCAGTCGACGCATGCGCTCTCGCAAGATATCTACCGCGATGGGCAGGGTATCAAGAAGGTTATTGATGAGTCGAGGTTGAAAGAGCTGATCGAATGGATCTCGCCGCTGAATTTCATCACCAAGCAgagcatgatctggaacGAGCATCATAAAGGCACTTGCAAGTGGTTTCTGGAGCGCGATGATTTCCGCGAGTGGCGCGAGGGCAGCAATACGAGAATATTTTGTCCGGGGATTCCTGGCGCTGGCAAGACCTTCCTCTCGTCGATCGTGTACAACGAGCTCGAGGCGCTGAGGGTGCGCGATGAGGGCGGGCTCAAGGGCGCTGCCGTCGTCATGCTCTACTGCAAATGGGACGATCCGCTGTCGCAGGATATAGACAATCTTTTAGCGAGTGTTATTAAGCAGTTCGTCCAGCGATACGATGTTGGCACAAGCGATATGATGGAGCTGTTCACCAAGCACAGCAAGGAAGGAACAAGATCCTCACGTGCACAGCTACAGTCGACACTTGAACTCCTCTACAGCCGGTTCACAAaagtcttcatcatcctcgatGGACTGGACGAGCTGAGATCGGAGAAGGAGCAACTGCCGTTGCTCATGAGCCTCGCCCCGAACGGCTCGCCTTACACGGTGAATCTGATGGTGACTTCGCGTCCAGTGCCGAATATTGTACGCCATTTCCGGCATTGGCCATCGCTGGGAGGCAGCATAATCTGCGATGGTTGTAACGCTGAGGGTCTCGCTGTGCAGTACCACTGCGCGGATTGTGAGGATTACGACCTCTGCCAGAGTTGCTATAAAGCCGGTACGCGCTGCGGGTATAAGGGACATACGTACCACCTCGAGTTTAACGCTCGCACGATTCCTATTGCCGCCGTGGAGGAGGACCTGACAACGTACGTGCACTGGCGAACGAGCGCTTCCGAAACTTTGCAGCAATTCTTGGAGATCAAGGAAGGGTTGATGGACGCAATCCTAGACACAGTCGTGAAGAACAATGAGGGAATGTTTCTATTGGCCAAGTTCAACATGGACACGCTTGAGTCGACGCTCAGTATAAAGCAACTCATGGCGGCTCTCAAGACGCTGCCGCAGGAGCTCGATGGGACGTACGAAGACGCCATGCTCCGGATCACTGAGCTGAAAGCGTCAACGAGGGAAACGGTCATGCGCTTTCTGAGCTGGGTGGTCTTCGCCGAGCAGCCTCTCCAGGAGAAAGCAATTGAGCATGCGCTCGCAGTCAGCGATGGCGATGCGGACATAGACGACGACAACATCATCCGCGCCAGGACTCTAGCCACCAAGTGTGCAGGCCTGGTACAACTCGACGAGTCGGACTGTCTACGGCTCGTTCACTACTCAGCAGAGAACTACTTCAGACAGCACCGTGATCGGTGGTTCCCGGCAGGGAATGTGACAATCGCATCCTCCTGCCTGACCTACCTGCAGTTCGACGTCTTCCGCTCCGGCGCCTGCTCTGGTCCGTCCGAGGACATCGACTTTGAGAGCCGCCTGAGCAAATATCCCTTCCTCAGATACGCGTCCATTAACTGGGGGAAGCATCTCCGCGTAGCGGCCGACGACCACCTCTCTGCTCGAGCACTGGCCCTTATCACAGATGCAGGCTGCTTAGCCACCATTGCCCAAGCATTATGGTATCTAGAGGATCAGCAACAGTCCAACAGCTGGTCGTCGAAGAACGGCTCTGCCCTTCACCTAGCAACACACTTTGATCTCGATATCCTGGTGAAAGACCTCCTCTCCCAGGGCTACGACCCGAATATGCGCGATATCAATGGCGTCACGCCTCTTGCACTCGCCGTTCAACGAGATTTGTTGGACATATTGATCACTCTCACCAATGCAGGCGCATCGGTGAATATGCCCGACAACGGCGGCCGGTCCCCCCTTCACTGGGCCATCTATCATAACTTGCCTGACGTCGTCAGATTTCTGCTAGATCATAAGGATATTGACGTCAATATGCCCGCCGCGCGCTGGTCACACTACACGCCGCTTATGCTAGCTTCCGCCTATGGGTTTGACGACTATGTGTCTATGTTGCTAACCAAACCCAAAATTGACGTGAACTACGCCAGCCCAGAGGGTGCGACAGCCCTGATCCTCGCCGCGCGACATGGAGGAACAGGAGCCGCCAGGCTCCTTCTTGCGAATCAGGAGATAAAGATAAACTACGCCGACAGCAGCGGCTCGACTGCGCTAACTGTAGCGGCGGAAAATGGTTACTATGATCTGGTCGAAGCCCTTCTTGACGCAGGAGCCGACACAGAGGTGCTGCAAGAAGGAAGCAACGGCACGGCGATCATGCGGGCCATTGATGATGGGCGTACATCCATCGTACAGCTACTGGTAGACAGAGGCGCAAACGTCCATCACAAGGACGTGTTTGACCGCGGCCTCTTACATTCAGCGGCTGTAAACCGGCGAGCTGACATATTGCGGATCTTGCTTAAGCATGATCCGACCCTCGACGTGAATATGCAAGATGTACACGGCAAAACGACATTACACGACATCGCGCGCATGGGGGATCTTGAAACGGTCGATGTGCTCCTTGAGGCTGGTGGTGATCCGACCATTAAAGATATCCACGGGCGCACGCCGATCCTCGTCGCGCACGAGTCGCACCATCCTGCTATTCTGGAAATGCTTCGCGCTGCGAGGCAGCGGATGAAGGCAGAAGGGCAAAACTACAAACTTCAACGAACCCCCAGCGGTACAACAGTCGACAGCGAAGACTACGGCATCAAACGCGCCGACACGGGCCTCTCCATTCATGGAACCCTCCCGCTCTGGTCTCTTGTGGTCTCCAAACAATTCACTGAACTGAAAGAGCGTCTGCCGGAGTCCTCACCCGAGGATATCAATCAGGTTGAGCCGGATATGGGCCAAGCAGCGCTACACTGGGCCGTTTCCGACAGCGATGCCTCCATCGTGAAGCTCCTGATTGACTATGGCGCAGACATCAACCTTCGTAACCGTTACGGGCGGACGCCGCTCTCTCTTGCCGTTATCGACGGTTTGTGGGACAAGGCACGACTCCTCTTAGAGGCCGGCGCAGATCCCGATATCGAAGATCAGTGGGGATGGCCACCTCTCTGGATGGCAGGACCGAGGCTTGGGATTCTGCTTATTGAGAATGGGGCCAAATTGCCGCCCCCACCTACGTTCACAGGCGGAGGAACAGACGAAGGTGAAAatatcgagaaggctgctgggaAGGTGGATCTGGAAAACTTCCTAAGATGGGCGGCACAGTTCGGCTCGGAGACCGCGCTCCGCCGCCTCGTTCAGGCGGGAGCTGATGTCTGGAGTAAGGACCCGAGCGGCAAAACGCCATATATGATCGCGAAAGAGTACGGGTATGACGAGCTGGCAAACCTGCTGGTGCAGCTTGCGCCGATGCCGCAGGTTGGCGCTGATGGGCCCAGGCCGAAAACTGATGAGCGTGCGGAGAAAACTGCCACGAGCGGTATGCCGGAGGACAAATCTGAGGATGGAACTACAAAGGTTAAGACCGATGACATTGAGAAgccaaagaaggaagaagacagcgTTTTGCCGGATAAGGGGATGGCCCTTGATGGGCTGGACTCTACTACCCTCGTACCGGCCTCTAATGTTAACAAGACTAAGCCTGGCTATTCTACCTTATTGCTTGGCTCCGCGCATGGACGGTACCTGTATACTATCCTGCTAGTCCTAATCTTGGTTACAGCGACGGCGTTGGTGCGATCGTGATGACGATAATGCATGATGGGCGTCGGTTCGATTGAATAGCGAGTCATACTCTTCGTACAAGTAATGTAGTTATAGTGTCCCGAGTTATTGTCAATTCCATCTGAGAGATATTATACAGGATTGGTATTGTGCTATTCCTTCCTCCCTGAACAATAAACTCACTCACCCAGCGGATACGGATGCAGGATCTGTCCGTCTGTGTATATTGTTAGAAGCTGACCACTCTATCCAACTCTAGCCCAAGGAAAGGaccaaaaaagaaataaactgAAAGGTGAAAACTCACAGAACAGGGACGCATCCGAACTGGCCAAAAAGACAAAGCTGGTCGCCACCTCGCTTGGCTGCCCTGGCCGGCCCAGCGGCTTCGAACTCGCCCACCCCTGCATCTGCTCTGCATCGCGCGTATCGACTTGGATAGGCGTATAAGTTGAGCCAGGACTACATCACCGTCAGTACCAACACCAGACAGGCGAGATTTGCAAGAGTGTTTTTGAGGGTGAAAACATACGCAACCGCGTTGACCCTAATTCCCTTGGGAATAAGTTGGAGAGCAGCAGACCGCGTGAAACCTACAATCGCCCCCTTGGTCGATGCATAATCCACCATGCTACCTGTCCCTCTGAACGCTGTGACCGAAGTATTATTGATGATACTATCTCCTTTGCTCATATGCGGGAGGGAAAACTTCGTCATCGCAAACATCTGGATGATATTTGTCTGAAAGACATCAGTGACGGTGTCGAGGTTTATCTGCGCCAGGTCGGGACAGCTGAATTGCTGCGAGGCATTGTTAACTAGGATGTTGATGTGTCCATATTTCTGTACGTGCGAATCGACGGCCTGCTTGCAGAACCCCCGGTCGCGGAGGTCCccgctcagcagcaggcattGGCGTCCTTCGGCCTCAACGAGTCTTTTTGTCTCTTGcgcgtcttcttcttcaacagggAGGTAGACGATTGTTATGTCAGCGCCTTCTTTGGCGTACAGGGCTGCGACGGAGCGGCCAATGCCGGAGCTGTACAGCGCCGTAGACTTGTTAGCAATAGAACCGCGAAACAGAACAGGTACAGAGAACGTACTCTCCGCCGGTAATGAGTGCCTTCTTGCCCTGCAGCTTACCGGAGCCCTTGTAATCTTTAATTCCGTCGGAAGTCTCGAGCTTGGTTGCTTCGCTGGCGGGTTGCATTTTGCTTTCCAGGCTGGATGATCAATCAGTCTCTGGCAGTCTCAGGTCTATAGGCGGTAGAGTATATGGTTACCCCGGTGTATTTTGTGTCTGGGCACTCTCAGGGGCCTGGAAGGTATTGTCTTTTGCCATGCGCGACATTGTGGTAGTTTGTGGTTAAAGAGAGCACGGCTATGGGTGGGTGGTGATGATAATCTGAATTTGATCTCTAGCGGGAAAATGGCGGATATACATCAAGAATTGAGATCGCATCACGATGCAGTCATACTCTGCAGAAAATAACCTGTCCAATTGTGTGCATCGGTTTCGTTGACAACGGAATCGAGATACCTGATAAATAAGTGGGGAGGCTGATCTCATCATGGCGTAGGGTTTGAGCTTGCCTGTGATAACATCATGTTTCACACGGTCTAGACCTTACTATGGTATGTTGTGCCTTACTTAATGGACTACAGGGTTAAGTATCCCATGGAAGGCACTAAGAGACTATGTTGGAGCTACCTCTAGATTTAGATAGCCTTCACGTAGCTCAATCAACCCTACTGTACCTGGACAACATAAAGCTATTCTAACACAAGCACGCGTATTACTAGTGACTTTCAACCAGTATAACCCTAAATATTACATTCTGAAAGGGTAGTGGAACGCGTCTTGGCATTTAGAATATAAAGTGAGAAACATGGCAGGCGCCTCCTTAATATTCTAAGCCTCACCTCTCCGTACCATATATATAGGTAGGTACTGTAGGGGTTTGGTGTCCCAAACAATAACCAAAGAGAGCAAATCCTAGTTCAATTCAATGTCTCTTATCAACAGAATGAATGGCTGAGTTGTCCTAGTTATATCTAAGATGAGATACAGAATCGGTGTTCCCTTTGAAACCATCAAGATAGGCCTAGGATAATAATTATTGCGTCTCTGATCGTAATTGCCTGTCAGTACTTAGCAGGAGCTAAGGGCGCTTGGAATATAGTCTTTTTTACCTCTCTTACATGCAGCCTGTAGTTTGTTGACTCTAACTGCGTGGCACTGCAAAGCGCCAGCTACCGGCATTGACTAGCTAATTTACAACCTATATGAGGGGATGAGAACTTCAGAGGAGTTCTTGAGGAGCTTTCGACTTAGAACAGGTTTAAACCTAGTTAGTGGACGGTACGAAAAGGGCAGTTTTGATTGCAACACTACTACAAATTTATGTTGTATAGTTGAGCTGGCATGCATGGTTAGTGCAATTTTCATTGAGATCATGTACTACAGGGTTATACCGTGTTTGTTCTAAAATACAATTCACCTCATTATTTAACACCTCCGTAGTATGCTCTCTCATGTTGTCAAGGGCTCAGAAATACACCAGATCGAGAAAACGGAGTAGCTAAACGAGCAAGTTACAGCATCAGGCTATTAACAGATATATAGATGAGACGAGACGTAATGGTCATCCTTCCCTGACGTACAACCTGTGGTACTTGGATAACGCTACGTAGGTCAAGGCATTCACATATGATTTTTTTCTTAAAACATTACAAGAGAACTCCAGTCATTATAGGAAAGTCTCTTGATATTCTGACTGCTCATATACAGATAAAATCCCACCTTGACGTACAGAATAATCGCAAGAGACCCTGAGCCTCAACTTGTCGCCCTATTTCTAGCGTTGATTCATTGAGAATTCCCTCTCGTAGCCCTTGACCTCGAGAGCAGCCTGAAGTCTGGCTTTCTCGTCTTCAGAGAGGCCAGAGTAGACTAAGGTGAAGTAGTAGCACTACGCAAGAACAAGGATGAAGTCGTCGGGATACCCAGAGGCGTAAGTGTAGGCTGAGCTGAACCCTGGCCCAGGATAACATTCGAAAGCGTTTTGCAAGCGGAAAGGGATATTGCGAGCCCCGAAAGTCCGGATGCTAGTGGGCATGAACTAACATTTACCTCGTTCAGCTGCTCGTTGAATAGATCAGCAGTCGGAGGGGCAGAACCTCGAATGGCTGTTCTAAGCCCAAGGGCATCTGTTAGCCTGAAATCGTCCCTGGATTATACGATGAATCTGT carries:
- a CDS encoding LLM class flavin-dependent oxidoreductase (transcript_id=CADANIAT00007850); this encodes MSTQQQQPDRPRKSLILNAFVEMCSGHQSPGLWVHPEDESHRFNDIDHWIELAQLLESAKFHGIFIADVLGGYDVYKGPRNLEPAITSGAQWPVNEPLAVVPAMAAATKNIGFGVTVTTTYEQPYHLARRLSTVDHLTKGRIGWNIVTGYLDSAARNLGHAEQPQHDDRYAIAEEYIKVAYKLWESSWRSDAVILDKQRRVYTEPSRVREINHVGKYFNVPGPHLCQPSPQRTPVILQAGTSKAGKTFAAQHAEAIFVAGHSPSVVAKNVAEIRELAKSQYGRDPSSIKFLALLCPVLGKTEEEAKEKFAYYRSLGSIDGALALFGGWTGINLDVYGDDEELRSVPSNAIRSAVEGWSKATPEVPKWTKKTVGEHITVGGLGSTPVGTPEQVADEMERWVREADVDGFNLAYAIKPGSFKDIIDLLIPELRRRGLFHEDYAAPRATYRENLYGKPGQSGPPADHPAAKYRWHAGVEGHQIPE
- a CDS encoding uncharacterized protein (transcript_id=CADANIAT00007851); this translates as MDPLSITASVAGLATLAYQIIGYLGTVRSGGKDRLNLCREVTYLWMSITSLLEQLSSDAIKDDKIPDSLRPLFDPDGIIKEIKIQLEDLEHTIKSRSTHGKIAQTLAWPFTQKDAEKMIDRIHRLKSTLQDGINQSTHALSQDIYRDGQGIKKVIDESRLKELIEWISPLNFITKQSMIWNEHHKGTCKWFLERDDFREWREGSNTRIFCPGIPGAGKTFLSSIVYNELEALRVRDEGGLKGAAVVMLYCKWDDPLSQDIDNLLASVIKQFVQRYDVGTSDMMELFTKHSKEGTRSSRAQLQSTLELLYSRFTKVFIILDGLDELRSEKEQLPLLMSLAPNGSPYTVNLMVTSRPVPNIVRHFRHWPSLGGSIICDGCNAEGLAVQYHCADCEDYDLCQSCYKAGTRCGYKGHTYHLEFNARTIPIAAVEEDLTTYVHWRTSASETLQQFLEIKEGLMDAILDTVVKNNEGMFLLAKFNMDTLESTLSIKQLMAALKTLPQELDGTYEDAMLRITELKASTRETVMRFLSWVVFAEQPLQEKAIEHALAVSDGDADIDDDNIIRARTLATKCAGLVQLDESDCLRLVHYSAENYFRQHRDRWFPAGNVTIASSCLTYLQFDVFRSGACSGPSEDIDFESRLSKYPFLRYASINWGKHLRVAADDHLSARALALITDAGCLATIAQALWYLEDQQQSNSWSSKNGSALHLATHFDLDILVKDLLSQGYDPNMRDINGVTPLALAVQRDLLDILITLTNAGASVNMPDNGGRSPLHWAIYHNLPDVVRFLLDHKDIDVNMPAARWSHYTPLMLASAYGFDDYVSMLLTKPKIDVNYASPEGATALILAARHGGTGAARLLLANQEIKINYADSSGSTALTVAAENGYYDLVEALLDAGADTEVLQEGSNGTAIMRAIDDGRTSIVQLLVDRGANVHHKDVFDRGLLHSAAVNRRADILRILLKHDPTLDVNMQDVHGKTTLHDIARMGDLETVDVLLEAGGDPTIKDIHGRTPILVAHESHHPAILEMLRAARQRMKAEGQNYKLQRTPSGTTVDSEDYGIKRADTGLSIHGTLPLWSLVVSKQFTELKERLPESSPEDINQVEPDMGQAALHWAVSDSDASIVKLLIDYGADINLRNRYGRTPLSLAVIDGLWDKARLLLEAGADPDIEDQWGWPPLWMAGPRLGILLIENGAKLPPPPTFTGGGTDEGENIEKAAGKVDLENFLRWAAQFGSETALRRLVQAGADVWSKDPSGKTPYMIAKEYGYDELANLLVQLAPMPQVGADGPRPKTDERAEKTATSGMPEDKSEDGTTKVKTDDIEKPKKEEDSVLPDKGMALDGLDSTTLVPASNVNKTKPGYSTLLLGSAHGRDGVGAIVMTIMHDGRRFD
- a CDS encoding uncharacterized protein (transcript_id=CADANIAT00007852) produces the protein MSRMAKDNTFQAPESAQTQNTPGLESKMQPASEATKLETSDGIKDYKGSGKLQGKKALITGGDSGIGRSVAALYAKEGADITIVYLPVEEEDAQETKRLVEAEGRQCLLLSGDLRDRGFCKQAVDSHVQKYGHINILVNNASQQFSCPDLAQINLDTVTDVFQTNIIQMFAMTKFSLPHMSKGDSIINNTSVTAFRGTGSMVDYASTKGAIVGFTRSAALQLIPKGIRVNAVAPGSTYTPIQVDTRDAEQMQGWASSKPLGRPGQPSEVATSFVFLASSDASLFYGQILHPYPLGE